The window TACTCGAAACGGTAAGTCCCCGTTGAAAGGAAGATCGATGGCAGAGCTGAGCCCCACTGAGCAGTTCATTCAACTTCTCACCGAGAATCAGAATAGACTTTATGGCTATATCTTCTCCCTGATCGGAGAGCGTAGTCATACGGCGGATGTTCTGCAGGAAACGAATCTCGTTTTGTGGCGGAAGATCGACCAGTTCGATCCCCGTCGACCTTTTCTGCCGTGGGCTTTCTCGATTGCCCGATTTCAGGTCCTGGCCAATCTGCGAGACCGGAAGCGAGACCGCGTGCTTCTCAATTCGGAACTGATCGAATCGATGTCGAGCGAGGCGGAATCAATGGCAGGACAAATCGACGGGATTCGCGAAGCACTCAGCCGCTGCGTTCAGCAATTGAATTCAGCAAATCGCCAGTTGATTCAGAGGCGTTATTTCGAGGCGGAAAGCCTTGACGAGATCGCGGAAACATCCAACCGCACCGCCGGAGCCATCAAAGTTGCTCTCTTACGCGTGCGGAAACAACTGGCTCAGTGCATTCAACATCGATTGGCCGCTGAAGGAAACGCATGAACGCTCCATTGAACGAACTCGAACTGCTATTGGCCGAATGGGAAGCCGATA is drawn from Bremerella alba and contains these coding sequences:
- a CDS encoding sigma-70 family RNA polymerase sigma factor — encoded protein: MAELSPTEQFIQLLTENQNRLYGYIFSLIGERSHTADVLQETNLVLWRKIDQFDPRRPFLPWAFSIARFQVLANLRDRKRDRVLLNSELIESMSSEAESMAGQIDGIREALSRCVQQLNSANRQLIQRRYFEAESLDEIAETSNRTAGAIKVALLRVRKQLAQCIQHRLAAEGNA